The Terriglobia bacterium region CAGCTCCTGTAACGTTCCCTTTCCCTTCTCATAGGCCTGCAAAAACTTCCGTCGCAAATCGTTGGAATATGCTCCCGCCATGCCGATGAGCAGAGAATCGCCATCTGTAGTCTACACTATCTTTGAAAATGGTCTAGTCGATGGAGAATGAATGTCAAAGGTAAGTTGGATCAATGCAATTCGGATCAGTCACCATGTCCCTCCATGTGACCATCGCGCTATTGTCGAGGAATTACGCCGACAGTGGCACCCGAACACACCCCCCGAGGATAAGCCCAAGCGCATCGAAGCGGGCGATACTGCTGATTCAGTGACGCGGGTTTGTACGGAGTGTCAGACGACAATCACAGTCACACCGACCACGGTTGTCGAAGTCGATGCTGTCACAGTAGCTCCTTGAAGTTCGCGGGCAGGTTTTCGCCCATTTGCCGCGCTCGCGTAAATGGGAGCAGATTTGTGGTGCGGTCGGTCTGCTCCCTCTCGGGGAAGTTGGGAATGTTGAGCCTCATTCCTTACTTCCCCTTTTTTCTTGGGTGATACATGAGCCCTAGAACAGGCCCCAGAATGAACTTCCGGGGGTACAGTTAAAGTACAGATTAGGTCAACGAGTGATCCAGGCACCTTACGGTATTGGCGGCACCCCCGGAGAGCCCCCTCCCCCCGCCTCGAACCGCCATAGGCTCCCCCTTTTCAGATCGGCTCGCCATCGCGTCACGTTCGGTTATAGGCGTTCGCTGCGGGTTGAATGGTGTTCGGGGATGACCTGAGTAAACATCAACATACGTTGATAATCGAGGGGTCTGATCCATCTTTGGGGGGCTCTTTTATGGCTCATGGATTGGGCGATAGCTCAAAGACAACTCCCCCACAGGCTCGGGGGTTTGCTTAGAGGTTACCTCCGAGCGGCGGGTTTATTGTGCACGTTGTATGCAATCGAGCTGGTAAACAGATATGTTTACAGTCACTTACAGTAATCCAGCGGTCACCGTAACCGCTCATCTGCTGACGGCGACGAAAAAGCCAAAGTGTCTCAAATTGAGACAGCAGCGTGATACGCGGTTTCAACTATGTAGTTTTTACCTGCCCATCGGATTATCACAAACAACCGTGACCCAGATCACTGCAATGCTAACCGGACTAGCGTAATATGCAAGCCCGGTACACATCCATGACGAAAAAGATATCAGAAGAAGCCCGCAAATACCTGCGGTCGATTGCACGGCGCGGCGGGAAGAAGCGGGCCGCGTCATTGAACGAGTTCGAGCGTAGTCAACTGGCAACTAATGCGGCCAATGCGCGATGGACGAAAGAGAATCACCGCATCGCAGAGGACACCGCGCAAGTGGTCAAGCGGGTAATTGACCGGCTGGAAGAAATCAGACAGCGGGAACCTGCGGCAGTGATCCGCTATACCGGGCCGTTCCCGCCTGAGATTGTGACCGGCCCCACAATGTTCGAGCAAGGCGACGTGATCCTGAGCCCTGAAGGACTCGCGGAATGGCTGCAAATTCCGCTGTCAACGGTGCGCGACCTTTGCCGAGCACGATCACAGAAACGCGACCGATATCCGCTGCCATTTTTCAAGCTGGGGAAGCGGGTACGGTTCACTAAAAGGCAGGTGTTGGAATGGCTCTCGAAATTGGAACAAGCGCGAAAGAGTTAATCAGAAGTCGGGGCCGCCGTCGCAAACAACATCGCGTCGGTTGCGTGGTCAAGATAGGCGCGTCGTGGTACGTGCGCTATTACACGGGCCGTATGGTTCAGCATACAAAACGCGACGGCAGCACGGCGACAGTACGTGAACTGAAAAACCATCCGCTCGGGTCAGTATCAGAACTGACAAAAGATCAAGCACGCGGCGCGGCTGAGAGCTATCTCAAGCCTCTAATCTCAGCGCGTGGTGTGCAATCCTCCAATCTGACTGTAGGTCAATACTACACGGATGTGATTCTCGAATGGTGGAAGCGAAACCT contains the following coding sequences:
- a CDS encoding helix-turn-helix domain-containing protein, with product MTKKISEEARKYLRSIARRGGKKRAASLNEFERSQLATNAANARWTKENHRIAEDTAQVVKRVIDRLEEIRQREPAAVIRYTGPFPPEIVTGPTMFEQGDVILSPEGLAEWLQIPLSTVRDLCRARSQKRDRYPLPFFKLGKRVRFTKRQVLEWLSKLEQARKS